From a region of the Roseivirga sp. 4D4 genome:
- a CDS encoding M56 family metallopeptidase yields the protein MRGLEIIMTWTLIHSLWIALGLWVLVNLLSFLLKKSKHRRVLKIWGISIFLLLTIATLFSKSPLPIAQQGFGLVESQPVYFHSPTTLTEQVKLWVSDNSLLINIIWLTGIGIGIVRFMTNRNRLHQCKASAVEVNDDTTLGKVSEMRNTLNVSRSVKLMVSSLINSPMTIGTLKPIIYFPTGLISGFSSDELDTIIRHELMHIKHHDYLINAILVGLETLFFFNPFLIMIIRDLRREMEYACDDEVIKVYDELAYSRALMRLQEISISNQVALAAKGNNSEFKNRIERMIYPKKTNISPKVGIITLLLTATIISSAFVGKASVAPESVEIIPQDTKQDTLKAESWDEIKRYLAGKDSAQLAQVVIMKDGKPVKFIRGVNNALAKSKKMMEEVQRELVKDGILNENKTKITLMFQYSDVLQGERTLGKHYEKYKGILNKYFPVYDSFATTRVFRYKPNGN from the coding sequence ATGAGAGGCTTAGAAATCATAATGACTTGGACATTGATCCACTCCTTGTGGATAGCCCTTGGCCTTTGGGTTCTCGTCAACCTCCTTTCCTTCTTACTGAAAAAATCAAAGCACAGGAGGGTGTTGAAGATATGGGGGATCTCTATCTTTCTATTACTCACCATTGCTACCCTCTTTTCGAAATCTCCATTACCCATAGCCCAGCAGGGTTTTGGCCTGGTAGAATCACAACCGGTCTACTTTCATTCTCCGACTACTTTGACTGAACAAGTCAAACTCTGGGTGAGTGATAATAGCCTCTTAATCAACATCATTTGGTTAACTGGAATAGGCATTGGTATTGTGCGGTTTATGACTAACCGTAATAGACTTCATCAATGCAAAGCATCAGCAGTCGAAGTTAACGATGATACCACTCTTGGCAAAGTCAGCGAAATGCGCAATACATTAAATGTTTCTCGTTCAGTAAAACTCATGGTGAGCTCGTTGATCAATTCCCCTATGACGATCGGCACGCTGAAACCTATTATATACTTTCCGACAGGTCTTATTTCCGGTTTTTCTTCTGATGAGCTCGACACCATCATCAGGCATGAACTCATGCACATCAAGCATCACGACTATCTGATTAATGCCATTTTAGTCGGTCTTGAGACGCTGTTCTTCTTCAACCCATTTCTCATAATGATCATAAGGGACTTGAGAAGAGAAATGGAATACGCTTGTGACGATGAAGTGATTAAAGTATATGACGAATTGGCCTATAGCCGAGCGCTAATGAGGCTTCAAGAAATTTCAATTTCAAATCAGGTTGCATTGGCAGCCAAAGGCAATAACTCAGAATTTAAAAACAGAATAGAACGTATGATTTATCCAAAGAAAACCAACATTAGCCCAAAGGTCGGCATCATTACTCTCTTACTTACAGCCACTATTATAAGCAGTGCTTTTGTAGGCAAAGCTTCCGTGGCTCCAGAGTCCGTTGAAATAATACCTCAAGACACAAAGCAGGATACCTTGAAAGCAGAATCATGGGATGAAATTAAGCGCTACTTGGCAGGTAAAGATTCTGCCCAATTGGCTCAGGTGGTAATCATGAAAGACGGCAAGCCCGTCAAGTTTATAAGAGGTGTCAATAATGCACTTGCAAAGTCAAAAAAGATGATGGAAGAAGTACAACGCGAACTCGTGAAAGATGGCATTCTCAATGAGAATAAGACCAAGATTACCCTTATGTTTCAGTACTCAGATGTACTGCAAGGAGAAAGAACGCTTGGTAAGCATTACGAGAAGTACAAAGGCATTCTCAACAAGTACTTTCCGGTGTATGACAGCTTTGCCACTACCCGAGTTTTTAGGTACAAACCGAACGGAAACTGA